A single genomic interval of Nonomuraea rubra harbors:
- a CDS encoding ABC transporter ATP-binding protein, whose amino-acid sequence MSEEPLLKLEGLAKHFPIRSGLLGRQVGTVKAVDEVDLDIAAGTTLGLVGESGCGKTTLGRCIVRAHDPTGGRMLYRRPDGSVIDVAGLREKELKPYRAEVRMIFQDPHSSLNPRKTLREIIGEPMRVHRYGTPDEIDQRVGELLERVGLRPEYANRYPHAFSGGQRQRVGIARALALSPRLVVADEAVSALDVSVRAQILNLLMDLQEESDLGFLFVSHDLGIIEHVADVVAVMYLGRVVEQGPTEELYARPLHPYTEALLSAVPDPDPAAKRHRERIKLLGDIADPAHVPPGCPFNPRCVYAKDECRTERPPLREVGGRRVACHFAEELDLRGVPDPDVREVTA is encoded by the coding sequence ATGAGCGAGGAACCCCTGCTCAAGCTCGAAGGGCTGGCCAAGCACTTCCCCATCCGCAGCGGCCTGCTGGGCCGGCAGGTCGGCACGGTGAAGGCGGTCGACGAGGTCGATCTGGACATCGCGGCCGGCACCACGCTCGGCCTGGTCGGGGAGTCCGGCTGCGGCAAGACCACGCTGGGCCGGTGCATCGTGCGGGCGCACGACCCGACCGGCGGGCGCATGCTCTACCGGCGGCCCGACGGCTCGGTGATCGACGTGGCGGGGCTGAGGGAGAAGGAGCTCAAGCCGTACAGGGCCGAGGTGCGGATGATCTTCCAGGACCCGCACTCGTCGCTCAACCCGCGCAAGACGCTGCGCGAGATCATCGGCGAGCCGATGCGCGTGCACAGGTACGGCACCCCGGACGAGATCGACCAGCGGGTCGGCGAGCTGCTCGAACGCGTCGGCCTGCGCCCCGAGTACGCCAACCGCTACCCCCACGCGTTCAGCGGCGGCCAGCGGCAGCGGGTCGGGATCGCGCGGGCGCTGGCGCTCTCGCCCCGGCTGGTCGTCGCCGACGAGGCGGTCAGCGCGCTGGACGTGTCGGTACGCGCCCAGATCCTCAACCTGCTCATGGACCTCCAGGAGGAGTCGGACCTCGGCTTCCTGTTCGTCAGCCACGACCTGGGCATCATCGAGCACGTCGCGGACGTGGTCGCGGTCATGTACCTGGGCCGGGTCGTCGAGCAGGGCCCGACCGAGGAGCTGTACGCGCGGCCCCTGCACCCCTACACCGAGGCGCTGCTGTCGGCCGTGCCCGACCCGGACCCGGCGGCCAAGCGGCACCGCGAGCGCATCAAGCTGCTGGGCGACATCGCCGACCCGGCGCACGTGCCGCCGGGGTGCCCGTTCAACCCCCGTTGCGTGTACGCCAAGGACGAGTGCCGCACCGAGCGGCCGCCGCTGCGCGAGGTCGGGGGCCGGCGCGTGGCCTGCCACTTCGCCGAGGAGCTGGACCTGCGCGGCGTCCCCGACCCCGACGTACGAGAGGTGACCGCGTGA
- a CDS encoding ABC transporter ATP-binding protein translates to MPADDVLLEIEDLRTHFLMDDGVVCAVDGVDLKVRRGETLAIVGESGCGKSVMARSILRLVDPPGQIEGGKITLHRESGPVELVGADPKLLRQIRWNDIAMVFQEPMASLSLVHTIGSQIVEAVRLHENVGKAAARRRAIDMLDRVGIPMPQRRVDAYPFELSGGMRQRAMIAMALSCNPSLLIADEPTTALDVTTQAQILELLRDLQDEFGMAIMLITHDLGVAAQVADSMAVMYLGRVVEYGAAEQVLAAPRHPYAQALLRSMPRLGRARQRRLTAIKGMVPPPYARPDGCFFHPRCDHVVAGRCDAVEPRLLQVADREVSCLLYEEDV, encoded by the coding sequence GTGCCCGCAGACGACGTGCTGCTTGAGATCGAGGACCTGCGCACGCACTTCCTCATGGACGACGGCGTCGTGTGCGCCGTGGACGGCGTGGACCTGAAGGTGCGCCGGGGCGAGACGCTGGCCATCGTCGGCGAGTCCGGCTGCGGCAAGAGCGTCATGGCCCGCTCGATCCTGCGCCTGGTCGATCCGCCGGGCCAGATCGAGGGCGGGAAGATCACCCTGCACCGCGAGAGCGGCCCCGTCGAGCTGGTCGGCGCCGACCCGAAGCTGCTGCGGCAGATCAGATGGAACGACATCGCGATGGTCTTCCAGGAGCCGATGGCCTCGCTCAGCCTGGTGCACACCATCGGCAGCCAGATCGTCGAGGCGGTGCGGCTGCACGAGAACGTCGGCAAGGCCGCGGCCCGCAGGCGCGCCATCGACATGCTCGACCGGGTCGGCATCCCCATGCCGCAGCGGCGGGTGGACGCCTACCCGTTCGAGCTGAGCGGCGGCATGCGGCAGCGGGCCATGATCGCGATGGCGCTGTCGTGCAACCCCAGCCTGCTGATCGCCGACGAGCCGACGACCGCGCTCGACGTCACCACCCAGGCGCAGATCCTGGAGCTGCTGCGGGACCTTCAGGACGAGTTCGGCATGGCGATCATGCTGATCACGCACGACCTCGGGGTGGCGGCGCAGGTGGCCGACAGCATGGCCGTCATGTACCTGGGGCGGGTGGTCGAGTACGGCGCCGCCGAGCAGGTGCTGGCCGCCCCCCGCCACCCCTACGCGCAGGCGCTGCTGCGCTCGATGCCCCGGCTGGGCCGGGCCAGGCAGCGGCGGCTCACCGCGATCAAGGGCATGGTCCCGCCCCCGTACGCGCGGCCGGACGGGTGCTTCTTCCACCCGCGCTGCGACCACGTGGTGGCCGGGCGGTGCGACGCGGTCGAGCCGCGCCTGCTCCAGGTGGCGGACCGCGAGGTCTCCTGCCTGCTGTACGAGGAGGACGTATGA